In Hymenobacter volaticus, the genomic window CCTCGATGTGCAAGGCGGCCAGATTCAGTCGGCGCGGATTGCCATGGGCAGCGTTGGAACCAAGCCTTGGCGTGCCCTCGAAGCGGAAAAACTGCTGGTGGGTAAGCCTGCTACGGAAGCCAGCTTCCGGGCCGCGGCGGCCGTTGCTGTGCGGGGCGCTGCTCCACGGGAGCACAACCGCTTCAAGGTGGAAATGGCGCAGAAAACCATAGTCCGGGCATTGCAAGAAATAACGGCCTAACCATCACGCAGGCACTGGGTTGCAGCTTGGTGCTTGATCCCACTCACGAGTTAGCATTACGCTCATGGATATCGAACCTAGATTTTTTGAAACCAACGGCCCTGGTACCGGTGGCGTGGTTGGGCAGCCGCTCAACCGCGTAGACGGCTACGATAAGGTAACCGGCAAAGCCAAGTATTCCGCTGAGTTTCCGCTGCAGGGCTTGGTATATGGGGTGCTGAAAGGCAGCGAAATTGCCAAAGGCAAAATCCAGAGTATCGACACCACGGCGGCCATGAAAGAGCCGGGTGTACTGGCGGTGCTCACGCATCAAAACTTGCCCAAACTAGCCAAAACACCCAACGATCAGGAAGGCAAGAAAGCTATTGGCGCGCCCATGGGCTTCCTGCCGCTTACCTCCGACGTGGTGCACTACGCTGGGCAGCCCGTGGCGCTGGTAGTAGCCGATACGTTTGAGCGAGCCACGCACGCGGCTTCGCTGGTGCGAGTGCAGTACGCCGTTGAAAAGCCGCTAGCCTCGTATCAGGACCCTAAGGCTGAAATCTTCAACCCGGAAAAGGTACAGGACGACAAAACCAAAGGCTATACCCGGCGCGGCGACGCGCAAGCGGCCTTGGCGTCGGCTCCCGTGAAGCATTCGGCTACGTATACCCACGCCATCAACCACCACAACCCCATGGAGCCGGGCTCCACTACGGCCATTTGGGAAGCCGCTGATCGGCTGACGGTGTACGAGTCTACGCAAGGCATTACCCGCACGCAGAAGTCGTTGGCGACTATGCTGGGGCTGCCGCAAGAGCAGGTTCGGGTAGTAACCAAGTACCTCGGCGGCGGCTTCGGCTGCAAAGGTTCTTCCTGGCCCCACACGGTGCTGACGGTGCAAGCTGCCAAAGCTGTGAACCGACCGGTGAAGTTGGTGCTTACGCGCCAGCAGATGTTCACGGGGATGGGCCACCGCGAAGACCAAACCCAAACCCTGCAAATTGGGGCCACCAAGGAAGGCAAGCTGTTGGCGCTGGTGCACGAAAAGACCTCAACCACCTCGCCCTGGGATAATTACGCCGAGCCGAATAGCCGCATTATCAACCTGCTCTACGACTGCCCTACTTTCGAGTCTTCCTACCAGTTGGCGCGGGCCAACGTCATGACCTCTACGTTTACTCGGGCCCCTGGTGAAGCTCCTGGCTCGTTTGCCATTGAGTGCTCGATGGATGATCTAGCTTATCAACTTGGTATCGACCCGCTGGAAATTCGACTGCGCAATTACGCTGAGAAAGACCCTACTAACGGTAAGCCATGGTCGAGCAAAAGCCTGAAGCAGTGCTACGCCCGCGGGGCCGAGTTGTTCGGCTGGAGCAAGCGCAACCCCAAAGCTGGCGCCACCCGCGACGGACGCTACCTGGTGGGTATGGGTATGGCCACGGCTTCATATCCGGTACACAATTCGCAGGGTACGGCCCGCGTCCGCCTCTACGCCGACGGCCACGCCGTGGTGCAAAGCGGCGCCACCGACCTTGGCACCGGCACTTACACGGTGATGACGCAGGTAGCCGCCGATGCGTTGGGCTTAGCACCCGACAAAGTACGGTTCGAGCTAGGCGATTCGCGCTTGCCCACGGCCCCTAATTCGGGCGGCTCGGTGGCGGCGGGTACGGTGTCGTCGTCGGTGTATGTGGCGGCGCAGGAGGTCTGGCAGAAACTGAAGAAGTTGGCAATAGCCGATAAAAAGTCGCCTTTGTACCGCGCCAAAATAGAAGACGTGGTAGTCGAGAAAAACCGCATGGTGCTCAAGACCAACAAGCAAAAAGGCGAAGACTTTGCGGCCTTGATGAAACGCAACGAAATGTCGGACATCGAAGGCACTGGTAACGGCAAGTACGGTGCTGGTTACGAAACCGGC contains:
- a CDS encoding xanthine dehydrogenase family protein molybdopterin-binding subunit translates to MDIEPRFFETNGPGTGGVVGQPLNRVDGYDKVTGKAKYSAEFPLQGLVYGVLKGSEIAKGKIQSIDTTAAMKEPGVLAVLTHQNLPKLAKTPNDQEGKKAIGAPMGFLPLTSDVVHYAGQPVALVVADTFERATHAASLVRVQYAVEKPLASYQDPKAEIFNPEKVQDDKTKGYTRRGDAQAALASAPVKHSATYTHAINHHNPMEPGSTTAIWEAADRLTVYESTQGITRTQKSLATMLGLPQEQVRVVTKYLGGGFGCKGSSWPHTVLTVQAAKAVNRPVKLVLTRQQMFTGMGHREDQTQTLQIGATKEGKLLALVHEKTSTTSPWDNYAEPNSRIINLLYDCPTFESSYQLARANVMTSTFTRAPGEAPGSFAIECSMDDLAYQLGIDPLEIRLRNYAEKDPTNGKPWSSKSLKQCYARGAELFGWSKRNPKAGATRDGRYLVGMGMATASYPVHNSQGTARVRLYADGHAVVQSGATDLGTGTYTVMTQVAADALGLAPDKVRFELGDSRLPTAPNSGGSVAAGTVSSSVYVAAQEVWQKLKKLAIADKKSPLYRAKIEDVVVEKNRMVLKTNKQKGEDFAALMKRNEMSDIEGTGNGKYGAGYETGLAPGPADSGHQDDKGGHSMHSFGTHFCEVRVDAELGTVRVTRWVSVHGAGRILNAKTARSQIIGAASLA